The following are from one region of the Salvia hispanica cultivar TCC Black 2014 chromosome 1, UniMelb_Shisp_WGS_1.0, whole genome shotgun sequence genome:
- the LOC125223546 gene encoding importin-5-like translates to MDAESTQLQQAQLMAVLGPDPAPFETLISHLMSSANEQRSQAESIFNLLKQNDPNSLALKLAHLLSSSAHLESRAMATILLRKQLTRDESFIWPHLSESTRSAVKNILLSAIQSEESKSIIKKLCDTISELASSLIPDNQWPEILPFMFQCVTATSPKLQESSFLMFSQLAQFIGETLIPYITDLHTVFLNVLNNSPNPDVKIAALSAVINFIQCLSSSNDRDRFQDLLPAMMRTLTEALNSGQEATAQEALELLIELAGTEPRFLRRQIVDVVGSMLQIAEAESLEEGTQHLAIEFVITLAEARERAPGMMRKMPQFISRLFAILMKMLMDVEDDPAWHSAETKDEDAGETSNYSVGQECLDRLAISLGGNTIVPVASDQLQAYLSAPEWQKHHAALIALAQIAEGCSKVMIKNLEQVVNMVLNSFQHPHPRVRWAAINAIGQLSTDLGPDLQVQYHQRVLPALAASMDDFQNPRVQAHAASAVLNFSENCTPEILTPYLDGIVHKLLILLQNSKQMVQEGALTALASVADSSQELFKKYYDAVMPYLKTILVNATDKSNRMLRAKAMECISLVGMAVGKDIFKEDAKKVMDVLCSLQGSQMETDDPTTSYMLQAWARLCKCLGQDFLPYMSIVMPPLIQSAQLKPDVTITSADSDNEIDESDDESMETITLGDKRIGIKTSVLEEKATACNMLCCYADELKEGFYPWIDQIAPILVPLLKFYFHEEVRKAAVSAMPELLRSAKLAVEKGIAQGRNEQYVKQLSDYIIPALIEALHKEPDTEICANMLDALNECVQISGLLLDEGQVRSIVEEIKHVLTASSSRKGERSERAKAEDFDAEEGELLKEENEQEEEVFDQVGEILGTLIKTFKASFLPFFEELSSYLMPMWGNDKTAEERRIAICIFDDVAEQCREAALKYYDTYLPFLFEACNDENADVRQAAVYGLGVCAEFGGSAFKPLVGEALSRLNVVIRHPNASQPENVMAYDNAVSALGKICQFHRDSIDSAQVIPAWLNCLPIKNDIIEAKVVHDQLCSMVERSDTDVLGPNNQYLPKIVSVFAEVICAGKDLATEQTANRMINLLRQLQQSLPPSTLASTWSSLQPQQQLALQSILPS, encoded by the exons ATGGATGCCGAGTCGACTCAGCTCCAGCAAGCGCAGCTGATGGCGGTTCTCGGTCCCGACCCGGCGCCCTTCGAGACCTTGATCTCCCATTTGATGTCCTCCGCCAACGAGCAGCGCTCCCAAGCTGAGTCGATCTTCAATTTGCTGAAGCAGAACGATCCTAACTCGCTCGCGCTCAAGCTCGCTCACCTGCTCTCCTCCTCCGCCCACCTCGAGTCGCGCGCCATGGCGACAATCCTCCTTCGGAAGCAGTTGACTCGGGATGAATCCTTCATCTGGCCGCACCTCTCCGAGTCGACTCGCTCCGCGGTGAAGAACATCCTCCTCTCTGCTATCCAGAGCGAGGAATCGAAATCGATTATTAAAAAGCTCTGCGATACCATTTCCGAGCTTGCCTCCTCGCTTATACCTGATAACCAGTGGCCGGAGATTCTGCCCTTCATGTTCCAATGCGTGACTGCTACTTCCCCCAAATTGCAGGAATCCTCGTTCCTGATGTTCTCGCAATTGGCTCAATTCATCGGAGAAACGCTCATTCCGTACATCACTGATTTGCACACGGTGTTCCTGAATGTGCTGAATAACTCCCCCAATCCGGATGTGAAGATTGCTGCTCTGAGCGCTGTTATCAATTTCATCCAGTGCTTATCGAGCTCCAATGATCGAGATAGGTTCCAGGATTTGCTTCCGGCCATGATGAGGACGTTGACTGAGGCTCTGAACTCGGGGCAGGAAGCCACCGCGCAGGAGGCTTTGGAGCTGCTGATAGAATTGGCAGGAACGGAGCCGCGGTTCCTACGCCGGCAGATTGTCGACGTGGTGGGGTCGATGCTGCAGATAGCGGAGGCCGAGAGCTTGGAAGAAGGGACACAGCATTTGGCCATTGAATTCGTGATCACGCTTGCGGAAGCGCGGGAGAGAGCGCCTGGGATGATGCGGAAGATGCCGCAATTCATTAGCAGGCTGTTTGCTATCTTGATGAAGATGCTTATGGATGTGGAGGATGATCCGGCGTGGCACAGTGCAGAGACTAAGGATGAGGATGCAGGCGAGACGAGTAACTACAGTGTTGGGCAGGAGTGTTTGGATAGGCTGGCAATCTCACTTGGTGGGAACACTATTGTTCCTGTGGCATCTGATCAGTTGCAGGCTTATCTATCTGCTCCTGAGTGGCAGAAGCATCATGCCGCTCTCATTGCGCTTGCGCAGATTGCTGAGGGTTGTTCCAAG GTAATGATTAAGAATTTGGAGCAAGTCGTGAACATGGTCTTGAATTCTTTTCAACATCCTCATCCTCGTGTGAGATGGGCTGCCATTAATGCAATTGGCCAGCTGTCAACTGATTTGGGTCCAGACTTGCAAGTTCAGTACCATCAACGGGTGCTGCCAGCACTGGCTGCATCTATGGACGATTTCCAAAATCCTCGAGTGCAGGCACATGCAGCCTCAGCTGTTCTCAACTTCAGCGAAAATTGTACTCCAGAAATTTTGACACCTTACTTGGACGGGATAGTTCACAAGTTACTTATATTGCTGCAG AATTCCAAACAGATGGTGCAGGAGGGTGCCTTAACTGCCTTGGCATCAGTTGCAGATTCATCTCAG GAACTCTTCAAGAAATACTATGATGCAGTTATGCCTTACCTGAAAACTATATTGGTGAATGCAACAGACAAGTCTAACCGCATGCTTCGTGCGAAAGCAATGGAGTGCATCAGCTTGGTAGGGATGGCTGTTGGAAAGGATATATTTAAGGAGGATGCTAAGAAG GTCATGGATGTGCTTTGTTCATTGCAAGGATCACAAATGGAGACAGATGATCCCACTACTAGTTACATGTTACAA GCATGGGCCAGACTTTGCAAGTGCTTGGGGCAGGATTTCTTACCTTACATGAGCATAGTCATGCCTCCTTTGATTCAATCTGCCCAGCTAAAGCCTGACGTGACCATCACATCTGCTGATTCTGACAATGAAATTGATGAATCGGATGATGAAAG CATGGAAACCATCACACTCGGTGATAAAAGAATAGGAATTAAAACCAGTGTCCTCGAAGAGAAGGCCACTGCTTGTAATATGCTGTGTTGCTATGCTGATGAGTTAAAAGAAGGTTTCTACCCATGGATTGATCAG ATTGCGCCAATTTTGGTTCcccttttgaaattttatttccatgaAGAAGTCAGGAAAGCTGCTGTTTCAG CAATGCCGGAGTTATTACGATCTGCAAAATTGGCTGTGGAGAAAGGTATCGCTCAGGGCCGCAATGAGCAATATGTTAAGCAGTTGTCTGACTACATTATTCCTGCCTTAATAGAAGCTCTACATAAG GAGCCTGATACAGAGATATGTGCAAATATGCTGGACGCACTGAATGAATGTGTCCAG ATTTCTGGACTGCTTTTAGACGAGGGTCAGGTTAGAAGCATTGTTGAAGAGATAAAACATGTGCTTACTGCTAGCTCAAGTAGAAAAGGAGAGAGATCTGAGAGAGCCAAAGCTGAAGATTTTGATGCAGAGGAAGGAGAATTGCTAAAAGAGGAAAAcgagcaagaagaagaagtgttTGACCAA GTCGGAGAAATTTTGGGAACCTTGATTAAAACATTTAAGGCCTCCTTCTTGCCTTTCTTCGAAGAATTGTCATCATATCTGATGCCGATGTGG GGTAATGATAAGACAGCTGAAGAGAGAAGAATCGCTATTTGCATTTTTGATGATGTGGCTGAACAGTGCCGTGAAGCAGCTCTCAA gTATTACGACACATACCttcctttcctttttgaaGCATGCAATGATGAAAATGCAGATGTTCGCCAG GCTGCTGTTTATGGGCTTGGCGTGTGTGCCGAGTTTGGTGGTTCTGCATTTAAACCACTTGTTGGAG AGGCTCTTTCAAGGCTAAATGTTGTTATCAGGCATCCCAATGCTTCACAACCGGAAAATGTGATGGCATATGATAATGCTGTCTCCGCTCTTGGAAAGATATGCCAATTCCATCGTGACAGCATTGATTCAGCTCAG GTAATTCCTGCCTGGCTGAATTGCTTgccaattaaaaatgatattattgaAGCAAAAGTTGTTCACGACCAGCTTTGCTCAATGGTTGAGAG GTCTGATACAGACGTTTTGGGACCCAACAACCAGTATCTTCCAAAAATTGTTTCCGTATTTGCTGAG GTTATCTGTGCAGGAAAAGATCTTGCGACAGAGCAAACAGCTAATCGAATGATTAATTTGTTGAGACAGTTACAACAATCACTGCCTCCATCAACCCTTGCCTCGACATGGTCGTCCTTACAGCCTCAACAACAGCTTGCATTGCAGTCGATTCTGCCATCTTAG